The nucleotide sequence GAGTGAAGCTATCAGAATCCTTGGAATAGGTGAGGAACTCTTTAATGAATATAATTCTACTACGATAGAAGGCAGATTAGCTAAATTGTGTGATAAGCTTTCAACTTATCTCCAAGCACTGAGATACTCTAAGCAGGGATATAATGTCAAAGAAATCGTAGAAAATTACAAGACTGAGCTAGAGAGAATAGTTAATGAGGAACCATTCAAAATTGTTAAAGATCATATTTACGCTATAGTAAATAATTTAATTTAGCGTTAGTCATATTAAATGCGATAATTATGAAGCTTTCACCAGGTAAAAATGCTCCAGATGTGGTCAACGTTCTAGTTGAAATTCCTCAGGGTTCTAATATAAAGTACGAATACGACGATGAGGAAGGAGTTATAAAGGTCGATCGAGTACTGTACACTTCCATGAATTATCCTTTCAATTACGGATTTATCCCAGGTACGCTAGAGGAAGACGGCGATCCACTAGACGTATTAGTGATAACAAACTATCAGTTATATCCAGGAAGCGTAATTGAGGTAAGACCCATAGGTATTTTATATATGAAAGATGAAGAGGGAGAGGACGCTAAGATTGTTGCAGTGCCTAAAGATAAGACAGACCCAAGCTTTTCAAACATTAAGGATATTAATGACCTACCACAGGCTACTAAGAATAAGATTGTCCACTTCTTCGAGCATTATAAAGAACTTGAACCTGGAAAGTACGTTAAGATATCTGGATGGGGATCAGCTACCGAGGCTAAGAATCGTATACAATTAGCAATAAAGAGAGTTTCAGGAGGACAATGAATACATTTTTTTTACTTATCCCTGGGTTAGTAATCGTAGGGATATTATCCTTATGGAATTTTTTGCAAGGTATATACTATTTGTTGGGCAAATCACAGAAGGATGATCATAAAACAACCTTTAATAAACATAAAAAAACGTTTAGTATCATAGTCGCTATAAAGGATGAAAGTAAACAAGTTATAGAGTCTTTAGTGGAAAATTTAAAGAGAATTAACTATGAAAGATATGAGGTTATAATAGTTTCTGATGACGATGAGTCAAAATTCAGGGAGTATCTGGAGATTAAATTTCCAGAAAACTTTAGATTAATAAGGAGAGAGAGTAATAGCGGAGGTAAAGCTGGTGCACTTAATTTTGCCTCAAGAATATCTAAAGGAGATTACCTAGTGTTTATGGACGCAGATGCAAGAGTTAATGAAGATTTTCTTCAGCGTTTGAATAATAAAGACTACGTTGCATGTTCTTTAAAAATAATAATTTATGATACATCCACCAGTATTCAGTCATATTATGCGGAATTTACGGAGAAGGTTATGGATATGATGTTTAAAGGGCGTAGTAAATTAGGTCTACCCATATTTCCAAATGGCTCAGCCTTCTCTATCAGGAGGGACACTCTATTAAGTATAGGAGGATGGAAGGAAAACGCGATAGCTGAAGATCTTGAACTTGGAATAAGAATGTATCTGAATGACCTTAAGAACCTATTTTATGACGATGTTGTCGTATTCTTGAAGTCGCCCTATACACTAATGGATCTTTATAATCAAATACAAAGATGGTCATATGGTTCCTCACAACTTCTCAAATCATCATTGAAACTTCTGAAAAAAGGTATCAAAGGATTTGAAGGCTTACTATATTCCCAACAGTGGGTAATTTATCCTCTGTTTTTCACAGTTCTTGGTGTTTACGGAATACTCACACCTGTGTTTAATATAACTCAGACATACCTCCTGCTCCTCATCCTTATATATGGTATCTCTGTTGTTTTTTACTCTCAGGTACTAAACCAGAAAAGGGTCGATATTAAAATACTGAAGACTATACTAGACGCTTCCATAACTGGATATCTTAAAGGACTGTTCGGTTTAAAGTATAAGTGGAGAGTAACTCCAAAAATATTAGATAAAGGGGGTAGATTAATCGAAGATAACAATATTCCGTTGATAAGTATACCGTTTTATTTAATATCCTTTTTCGATGCATCTATGGGTTTTGTACTTTCAAGTATAGTAATTCTACTAGTTGCACTAATTGAATCTTTCTAGTCATGCTGAATGAATTTCAACTATATCTCCGTCTTCCAAAACGTGATCTGCACCTACTTTCTGACCAGGGAATTTCACCGATTTTCCCCAAACTCTTGCATACCCAAATCCTTCAGCTAATTCATTGTGAAGTTTTCTGGCAACCTCAACAACTGTGGTTCCCCTCTTTACTATTAAGGGTTCCATGGAGGGTTTATCCTTCGGTTCTTTAGTGTAAACCCTTATTACATCAAGTATTTTGAATATTGCCTCTCTTAATCTATCTGTATCGTTTATTCTTATTACGAGTATCCCCTCTTCAGTGGTAAATTCTTCGTTAGATACGATTATTGCGGGTTTATATAGGCTGGTGCCGAAAACTTCTCTTTCAATATCATCAAGAGTTACCTCGCCTATTATTTTCACTAACGCATTTCTAATACCAAAGCCCTCTAAATACCTTCTTACGTCGTCCTCGTTAGTGTTAACTAATTTACCCATATTAACTATTCTTATCCCTAATCTCCCATACCTAGTTCTATCTATGATTACCTTCCCCTTTGGTTTTCTAAGAAAAATACCGTTGTTTTCTAGGTTGTCTCTTATTGATTTGTATTCTTCCTTGTCCTTAACAACTATTAGTATTCCATCGCTATTTTTTGTCAGTCCTAGAACTCTTCCTATTAGACTTTTTGCCTCAAATATTAGTGGAGGGGTATTTACCAATTGAATTTGCACATCAAGGTACTTCATCATACCAGGTACGGGTAAATCCCGAGGATCTATTTTTACATTTGTGAGTTCTCTCATTAACCTATTTTTAAGCTCGTGATCTCCCAATAACACAACTTGTCCTGCTCCCTCTTTTTCAATGAAGAATTGGAGACCCCTTTTTACCGAGGAACTCTTCCTCCTCTCTAATTCAGCCTCATCCTTGAGCTCTGCTAGTCTTCTTTTCGCCCAGTAAACTA is from Sulfolobus acidocaldarius DSM 639 and encodes:
- the ppa gene encoding inorganic diphosphatase — protein: MKLSPGKNAPDVVNVLVEIPQGSNIKYEYDDEEGVIKVDRVLYTSMNYPFNYGFIPGTLEEDGDPLDVLVITNYQLYPGSVIEVRPIGILYMKDEEGEDAKIVAVPKDKTDPSFSNIKDINDLPQATKNKIVHFFEHYKELEPGKYVKISGWGSATEAKNRIQLAIKRVSGGQ
- a CDS encoding glycosyltransferase family 2 protein — its product is MNTFFLLIPGLVIVGILSLWNFLQGIYYLLGKSQKDDHKTTFNKHKKTFSIIVAIKDESKQVIESLVENLKRINYERYEVIIVSDDDESKFREYLEIKFPENFRLIRRESNSGGKAGALNFASRISKGDYLVFMDADARVNEDFLQRLNNKDYVACSLKIIIYDTSTSIQSYYAEFTEKVMDMMFKGRSKLGLPIFPNGSAFSIRRDTLLSIGGWKENAIAEDLELGIRMYLNDLKNLFYDDVVVFLKSPYTLMDLYNQIQRWSYGSSQLLKSSLKLLKKGIKGFEGLLYSQQWVIYPLFFTVLGVYGILTPVFNITQTYLLLLILIYGISVVFYSQVLNQKRVDIKILKTILDASITGYLKGLFGLKYKWRVTPKILDKGGRLIEDNNIPLISIPFYLISFFDASMGFVLSSIVILLVALIESF
- a CDS encoding TGS domain-containing protein, with the protein product MVTNLPAEAKAKWIKYMDAKTPEEKIRALQEFLSAIPKHKGTENLVYWAKRRLAELKDEAELERRKSSSVKRGLQFFIEKEGAGQVVLLGDHELKNRLMRELTNVKIDPRDLPVPGMMKYLDVQIQLVNTPPLIFEAKSLIGRVLGLTKNSDGILIVVKDKEEYKSIRDNLENNGIFLRKPKGKVIIDRTRYGRLGIRIVNMGKLVNTNEDDVRRYLEGFGIRNALVKIIGEVTLDDIEREVFGTSLYKPAIIVSNEEFTTEEGILVIRINDTDRLREAIFKILDVIRVYTKEPKDKPSMEPLIVKRGTTVVEVARKLHNELAEGFGYARVWGKSVKFPGQKVGADHVLEDGDIVEIHSA